In Falsibacillus pallidus, the genomic window AAAATTTTTATCAAGTTTTCACAAAAATTATTGCTGTATCTGATACTGCAAAGAATATTTTTTTAAAAGTCTATCCTGAATTTTCCCCTAAAATTAATGTGATCTATGATATTAATGATTTTGAATTAATATCAAAAATGTCATATTTAGGTAAATCTTTTGAGGGTAACTTTAGTGGTAATAAAATACTAACAATTGGAAGATTGAGCGAAGGTAAAGGATATGATATTGCTCTTGAGGCTTGTAAAAAATTAAAGAATTATGGAATTGATTTTAAATGGTATGTACTGGGAAAGGGGCCTCTAGAAAACCAAATTAAAAATTACATTAAAGATAATGATTTAGAAAGTCATTTTATATTAATAGGTGTAGAAGCGAATCCTTACTCTAAAATAAAAAATTCGGATATTTATGTTCAAACTTCTAAATTTGAAGGTTTCGGGCTGGCAATAGCAGAAGCTAGAATGTTAAATGTTCCTGTAGTTACTACAAACTTTGACTCGGTATATAATCAAATGATTAATGGGAAAAATGGCCTCGTAGTTGAAATGAATTCAGAAGCCGTATTTCAAGGGATTCTAAAACTTATACAAAATCAATCATTAAAGAAGGAAATTATTGATTACCTTAAGAATGAAAAAAAAGGAAATTTAGAGGAACTAGATAAATTTTATCAATTAATTGGATGACTTAGTTTAGGAAGTGATAAGGCAATGAAGCAAAAGGTTTTATTCATGATCATTAATATGAATATTGGTGGGACAGAAAAAGCTCTTCTTAATCTGCTTGAAGAATTTCCTGAAAATAAATTTGAAGTGACAATTTTAATGTTAGAGAAGAATGGAGGTTTTTTAAGTTATATTCCAGAATACGTAAAAATAGAGGTGCTAGATAGTTATCAGGAAATTAAACCATTTTTAAATCTGCCTCCACAAACTATCGTAAAGTTACTAATAAATAAAGGAAGATTCTTAAAGTTATTAAATTGGCTACCAAGATACTTAGTTTTAAAATTATTTAATGATCCAACTATTTTGTTTAAGTGGCTGCTAAAGGAAAAAAGAAAATTACCAACTGAATTTGATGTTGCTGTCGCTTATGCAGGTCCTATGGATTTCATAAGTTTTTTTATTGGCAAAAAAGTTAATGCAAAGAGAAAATAT contains:
- a CDS encoding glycosyltransferase produces the protein MKKKLLFVIESLDCAGAEKSLVTLLSLLDYTRFEVDLMLFAHGEMLEKLVPEDVTILKPLSYLTFAKLNMKSAFLQSLKLKNFDYLKARLKYSWAIRKKKCGNIKKARLFWKNISSVIEDSPKTYDIAISYSQGVPTFYVAEKVKAEKKYAWVNTSYKLEDKEKIFQKNFYQVFTKIIAVSDTAKNIFLKVYPEFSPKINVIYDINDFELISKMSYLGKSFEGNFSGNKILTIGRLSEGKGYDIALEACKKLKNYGIDFKWYVLGKGPLENQIKNYIKDNDLESHFILIGVEANPYSKIKNSDIYVQTSKFEGFGLAIAEARMLNVPVVTTNFDSVYNQMINGKNGLVVEMNSEAVFQGILKLIQNQSLKKEIIDYLKNEKKGNLEELDKFYQLIG